From Larus michahellis chromosome 5, bLarMic1.1, whole genome shotgun sequence, the proteins below share one genomic window:
- the PDCL2 gene encoding LOW QUALITY PROTEIN: phosducin-like protein 2 (The sequence of the model RefSeq protein was modified relative to this genomic sequence to represent the inferred CDS: inserted 2 bases in 1 codon; substituted 2 bases at 2 genomic stop codons): MVVIQWKSWMFPQDPNEFTEWNDTETDFRILPPKEKLKDETEEMVLHLQKEAEVKLYERMNLEELKKAEDDFDEADRKAIEMXRQQRLQEWKCLQRRQKYGELRETGGEQYVKEVTNAPEDVXVIIHLYRASIPLCLLVNDHLSLLARKFPEVKFLKAVVNSCIQSYHDRYLPTILVYKTGEIKGRFIGVAECGGIYLKVEELECKLAEVGAIETDLEENPQKDMNMMTLSAQNISACEDTDTKXSDAMKPRIT; this comes from the exons ATGGTAGTAATCCAGTGGAAATCCTGGATGTTTCCTCAG GATCCAAACGAATTTACTGAATGGAATGACACAGAGACAGATTTTAGAATACTTCCtccaaaagaaaaactgaaagatgaAACTGAAGAAATGGTTTTACACttgcagaaagaagcagaag TGAAACTATATGAAAGAATGAATCTtgaagaactgaagaaagctGAAGATGACTTTGATGAGGCTGATAGGAAAGCTATTGAAATGTAGAG GCAGCAACGCTTGCAAGAATGGAAATGTCTTCAGAGGAGGCAAAAGTATGGGGAGCTAAGAGAAACTGGTGGAGAGCAGTATGTAAAGGAAGTTACAAATGCTCCAGAGGATGTTTGAGTTATAATTCATCTTTATCGGGCAAG CATCCCACTGTGTTTACTGGTTAACGACCATCTCAGCCTGCTAGCCAGGAAGTTTCCAGAAGTCAAGTTTCTCAAAGCCGTTGTAAACAGCTGCATTCAGAGTTACCATGACAGATACTTACCCACAATACTTGTATATAAAACTGGTGAAATAAAAGGCAGGTTCATTGGAGTAGCTGAATGTGGGGGAATATATCTTAAAGTGGAAg agCTTGAATGCAAACTAGCAGAAGTTGGAGCAATAGAAACTGACTTagaagaaaacccccaaaagGACATGAATATGATGACACTGTCAGcgcaaaatatttctgcttgtgaAGACACTGATACAAA AAGTGATGCGATGAAACCACGTATTACTTGA